A stretch of the Puniceicoccales bacterium genome encodes the following:
- a CDS encoding SUF system NifU family Fe-S cluster assembly protein translates to MMINTEIDNLYQEIILDHYRNPRNSGRPESFTIEANGNNPSCGDDVTIYLTIDCGMITDVRFCCTGCAISVASASIMSETVKLKNLKDGLGLSKMVQRILSGTENIQDEVLKNTDIIALTGVKHFPMRIKCATLAWHALDQAISNACQD, encoded by the coding sequence ATGATGATAAACACAGAGATCGATAATTTATACCAGGAAATAATCCTCGATCACTATAGAAATCCGCGAAATTCTGGACGACCAGAAAGCTTTACCATCGAGGCCAATGGCAATAACCCATCCTGTGGCGATGATGTGACAATCTATCTAACCATTGACTGTGGAATGATAACAGACGTTCGTTTTTGTTGCACCGGCTGTGCGATCTCCGTGGCTTCGGCTTCGATAATGAGCGAAACAGTAAAACTCAAAAACCTGAAAGACGGTCTTGGCCTATCGAAGATGGTTCAACGCATTCTAAGTGGTACCGAAAATATTCAGGATGAAGTTCTAAAGAACACCGACATCATTGCCTTAACCGGAGTCAAACATTTTCCGATGAGAATAAAATGTGCAACTTTGGCCTGGCATGCCCTGGATCAAGCCATTTCCAATGCTTGCCAAGACTAA
- the dnaA gene encoding chromosomal replication initiator protein DnaA: MSDIANINDVWSVVKEDFKRSFPSDVYSAWFDTIKGVKQNGDDSLIIMVPNDFAAIWIHDNYRDILVDKFQMALGRSTDISFEVVCDNPNGDGANKNFSKKSQSKASDVSKNACSDPSEEYMLSPRNTFENFIVGSGNQMAHAASIAIANSPAKAYNPLFLYGFTGLGKTHLMHAVAHHVLAHNKTAKVLYISTEKLTNEFIQAIQSNSMTKFRSKYRNVDILLLDDVHFLSGKERIQEEFFYTFNELFESQKQIFLCSDRPASEIADLEGRLVSRFQWGLVTDIQPPDLETRIAILSRKAADMHLVLNNDVLLYLAERVSTNVRRLEGALTRLASFIKLSRTNIDIQAIKTIMRDIFEEEKNVQLSIDAIQQRVAEFFKIKVSDILGKRRPANIALPRQIAMYLSRSLTTFSLMDIGLAFGGRDHGTVIHACKSIENVMEIDPVLKRNVDHLKKVLQNR, encoded by the coding sequence ATGTCGGATATTGCAAATATAAATGATGTTTGGAGTGTGGTCAAAGAGGACTTCAAGAGGTCATTTCCATCGGATGTGTACAGTGCATGGTTTGATACCATAAAAGGTGTGAAGCAGAACGGTGATGATAGTCTGATCATCATGGTTCCTAATGATTTTGCAGCCATATGGATACATGATAACTATAGGGATATTTTGGTCGATAAATTTCAGATGGCTCTTGGGCGCTCCACCGACATATCCTTCGAAGTTGTCTGTGATAACCCCAATGGCGATGGTGCAAATAAAAATTTTTCTAAAAAAAGCCAATCCAAAGCCAGCGATGTGTCAAAGAATGCTTGTTCTGATCCTTCCGAAGAGTATATGCTAAGTCCACGCAATACCTTCGAAAATTTCATCGTTGGGTCTGGTAATCAGATGGCCCATGCGGCCAGCATCGCCATAGCAAATTCACCGGCCAAAGCATATAATCCATTGTTTTTGTATGGGTTTACAGGTCTTGGAAAAACTCATTTGATGCACGCAGTGGCCCATCATGTTTTGGCTCACAATAAGACTGCAAAGGTCTTGTACATATCCACAGAAAAATTGACCAACGAATTTATCCAGGCCATCCAGTCCAATTCTATGACCAAGTTTCGGTCAAAGTACAGAAATGTGGATATTTTACTTTTGGATGATGTGCATTTTCTTTCCGGCAAGGAGCGCATCCAAGAAGAATTTTTTTACACTTTTAACGAGCTTTTCGAATCGCAGAAGCAGATATTTCTATGCAGTGATAGGCCGGCTTCGGAAATTGCAGATCTGGAGGGGAGGCTTGTGTCCAGGTTCCAGTGGGGATTGGTCACTGACATACAGCCTCCGGATCTTGAAACGCGCATTGCCATACTCTCGAGAAAGGCAGCGGATATGCATCTTGTGCTAAATAATGATGTGTTACTATATTTAGCCGAGCGGGTTTCTACTAACGTTCGCAGGCTTGAAGGGGCTCTGACCAGGTTGGCTAGCTTTATAAAATTGTCTAGAACTAATATCGATATACAGGCCATAAAAACCATAATGAGGGATATTTTTGAGGAAGAAAAAAATGTCCAGCTGTCCATTGATGCAATTCAGCAGAGAGTTGCTGAGTTTTTCAAAATAAAGGTCTCAGATATACTAGGCAAGCGCAGGCCGGCGAATATAGCATTGCCACGACAGATTGCCATGTATCTAAGTAGATCATTGACAACATTTTCACTGATGGATATAGGCTTAGCCTTCGGTGGCCGTGATCACGGGACAGTCATCCATGCCTGCAAGTCCATCGAAAATGTTATGGAAATAGATCCGGTTTTGAAGCGCAATGTAGATCACCTTAAAAAGGTATTGCAAAATAGATAA
- the gap gene encoding type I glyceraldehyde-3-phosphate dehydrogenase, which produces MAIRVAINGFGRIGRLVFRAIVDSGKFGSEIEVVAVNDLVPADNLAYLLKYDSIQGKFLGEVHSDGDEVLVVNGKKIRCLAVKDGPTAMPWKNLDVDVVVESTGLFASDVLAQGHLEAGAKKVIISAPGKGEGVKTVVLGVNHGTLTKDHNIISNASCTTNCLAPITKVIVDNFGVVEGLMTTIHSYTATQKTVDGPSRKDWKGGRSAAINIIPSTTGAAVAVGLVLPEVKGKLTGMAFRVPTPTVSVVDLTVKTEKPTSYKEICQKMEEASNGSLKNILGYTADEVVSSDFIHCSYSSIFDAGSGIELNQNFFKLVSWYDNEWGYSCRCVELIDKIKQFL; this is translated from the coding sequence ATGGCGATTAGAGTAGCAATAAATGGTTTTGGCAGGATTGGCCGGCTCGTTTTTAGAGCAATTGTAGATAGTGGAAAATTTGGAAGTGAAATAGAGGTTGTGGCGGTCAATGATCTTGTGCCTGCGGACAATCTAGCATATCTGTTAAAATATGATTCTATCCAAGGAAAATTTCTTGGCGAAGTCCATTCGGATGGCGATGAAGTGCTGGTTGTCAATGGCAAGAAAATAAGATGTTTGGCGGTAAAGGATGGGCCTACTGCCATGCCATGGAAGAATTTAGACGTGGACGTTGTCGTCGAATCCACCGGATTGTTTGCCAGCGATGTGTTAGCCCAAGGCCATCTTGAAGCCGGGGCAAAGAAGGTTATAATATCTGCTCCAGGTAAAGGCGAAGGCGTGAAGACCGTGGTGCTTGGCGTCAATCACGGTACTTTGACCAAGGATCATAATATAATTTCCAATGCCTCCTGTACCACCAATTGTTTGGCGCCTATAACAAAGGTTATTGTGGATAATTTTGGTGTGGTTGAAGGTCTTATGACGACTATTCATAGCTATACTGCCACGCAGAAAACCGTGGATGGTCCATCTCGTAAGGACTGGAAAGGTGGCCGTAGTGCTGCCATAAATATCATTCCATCCACCACCGGTGCTGCGGTTGCTGTGGGATTGGTTTTGCCCGAAGTGAAGGGTAAACTCACTGGCATGGCCTTCAGAGTTCCTACGCCGACGGTTTCCGTGGTTGACTTAACTGTAAAAACAGAAAAACCTACGTCCTATAAGGAAATTTGTCAAAAAATGGAAGAGGCTTCCAATGGCTCTTTAAAAAATATTCTTGGTTATACCGCTGACGAAGTGGTTTCATCGGATTTCATTCATTGCAGTTATTCATCGATTTTTGATGCCGGATCTGGCATTGAACTGAACCAAAATTTCTTTAAACTCGTCAGTTGGTATGATAATGAGTGGGGCTATAGCTGTCGTTGCGTTGAGCTAATAGATAAAATTAAGCAATTTTTATAG
- a CDS encoding nucleoside monophosphate kinase: MKTEIYNRLEANRGNVSLQARSLFDKIWNAFVAMYGNENSLKFPPQIVWLNGAPGSGKGTNGRSIMKALDIFSKPVVVSDLLNSDENRDLIDSGSLIDDEKVTKVVFEKLFDGTTCRGGAIIDGFPRTLIQAECAYLFVEKAKKLPAGKDLKISVITLIVDEKSSIERQLHRGKMAKIHNESVEENKVGELQEIRKTDTNPQLARDRYQTFLDQTKDALDFMKDMFGAHEISTIGSFEETKDRIYKTLRQEK, encoded by the coding sequence ATGAAAACAGAGATATACAATAGGTTGGAGGCAAATCGAGGTAATGTATCGCTGCAGGCTAGATCATTATTTGATAAAATCTGGAATGCTTTTGTTGCCATGTATGGCAATGAAAATAGCCTAAAATTTCCTCCGCAAATTGTCTGGTTGAATGGCGCTCCGGGCTCTGGAAAAGGTACCAATGGTCGCAGCATAATGAAGGCCCTGGATATATTTTCTAAGCCAGTGGTGGTTAGTGATTTATTGAATTCAGATGAAAATAGAGATTTGATAGACAGCGGATCTCTCATTGATGACGAAAAGGTTACTAAGGTGGTATTCGAAAAGCTGTTTGACGGTACCACTTGCAGAGGAGGGGCAATAATAGATGGATTCCCCAGAACTTTAATCCAAGCCGAATGCGCCTATCTGTTTGTTGAAAAAGCCAAGAAATTACCAGCGGGCAAAGATCTTAAGATCTCGGTTATAACTCTTATTGTGGATGAAAAGTCCAGCATAGAAAGGCAGCTACATAGAGGCAAAATGGCCAAGATTCATAATGAAAGTGTGGAAGAAAATAAAGTTGGTGAATTGCAGGAAATACGTAAAACCGATACAAATCCACAGCTTGCTCGGGACAGATATCAGACCTTCCTCGATCAAACGAAAGATGCCCTTGATTTTATGAAAGATATGTTTGGGGCCCATGAGATAAGTACCATAGGATCTTTCGAAGAAACAAAAGACAGAATATATAAAACATTGCGACAGGAAAAGTAG
- a CDS encoding glucose-1-phosphate adenylyltransferase codes for MGLLDVLCVIMGGGRGTRLFPLTKYRCKPAVPLAGKYRLVDVPISNCLNAGLNKIYILTQFNTRSLHRHIENTYRFDTFGGGGIEIFSAEQTDDGIGNWYEGNADAVRKNMRYFNVNDEDIMVILSGDQLYRMDIADFIRHHVETKADLTIASKAVINTKVSAFGVIKIEKDFSISKFVEKPTDPSIMEEFTLNGSLRNSLKDKSDAKYSLVSMGIYVFKAGILKRALAGSGTDFGKEIIPSLLGRIRLKAYIFDDYWEDIGTVRSFFETNLMLAQDVPQFNFFDEKNPIYTHPRALPASKINSCSMKEVLISEGSIISESTLRRCVIGQRGVVGRSSLLENVLMMGANMYETSDDMANNKRNGIPNVGVGDGCYIRNCIIDKNARIGNNVKLTPDRKDDGFDYDGIYVRDGILCVGQDAIIPDNTSI; via the coding sequence ATGGGGTTATTAGATGTGTTATGTGTCATAATGGGAGGTGGCAGAGGTACGCGTTTATTTCCTTTGACAAAGTACCGTTGCAAGCCTGCAGTGCCGCTGGCTGGTAAATATAGATTGGTTGATGTCCCTATCAGTAATTGTCTCAATGCCGGCCTAAATAAAATATATATCTTGACTCAATTCAACACAAGATCACTCCATAGACATATAGAAAATACCTACAGATTTGATACCTTCGGCGGTGGCGGTATTGAAATTTTTTCAGCAGAGCAAACCGATGATGGTATAGGAAATTGGTACGAAGGAAATGCCGATGCGGTCAGGAAAAATATGCGATATTTTAATGTAAATGATGAGGATATAATGGTTATACTATCCGGCGATCAGCTATACCGAATGGATATTGCGGATTTCATTAGGCATCATGTGGAAACTAAAGCGGATTTGACCATTGCATCTAAAGCAGTTATAAATACAAAGGTTTCCGCCTTTGGTGTTATAAAAATAGAAAAAGACTTCTCCATTAGCAAGTTCGTTGAAAAACCAACGGATCCTTCAATTATGGAAGAATTTACGCTAAACGGATCTCTGAGAAATAGTCTGAAAGATAAATCCGATGCCAAGTATTCCTTGGTCTCAATGGGTATATATGTCTTCAAAGCTGGTATTTTGAAAAGAGCCTTGGCTGGCAGTGGAACTGATTTTGGCAAAGAGATAATTCCATCTCTATTGGGCCGAATTAGATTAAAGGCGTATATTTTTGATGACTATTGGGAAGATATCGGTACAGTGCGTTCATTTTTTGAGACAAACCTGATGTTGGCTCAGGATGTGCCTCAGTTTAACTTTTTCGATGAAAAAAATCCCATATATACCCATCCAAGAGCATTACCTGCATCGAAAATAAATAGCTGTAGCATGAAGGAAGTTTTGATTTCCGAAGGAAGTATAATATCCGAATCAACCCTGCGTAGATGTGTCATAGGCCAACGAGGTGTGGTCGGCAGAAGTTCTTTGTTGGAGAATGTATTAATGATGGGAGCAAACATGTACGAAACTTCCGATGATATGGCCAATAATAAAAGAAATGGCATTCCAAATGTAGGCGTAGGTGATGGATGCTATATCAGAAATTGTATAATAGATAAAAATGCTAGGATAGGCAATAACGTTAAATTAACTCCAGATAGAAAGGATGATGGCTTTGACTATGATGGCATTTATGTGCGAGACGGAATATTATGTGTTGGACAAGATGCCATAATTCCAGATAATACATCCATATGA
- the prfA gene encoding peptide chain release factor 1 translates to MVQSMDRLPDISRFRKRFEVLELEMADEKFFSDRRRAAELSKEHSKLAALLDKFQSYEALKKSISSSIDMARDPSLDQEMRDLAIEDVEVGNDELARLTREILIDMIPSDKSDSRNTVIEIRAGTGGDEASLFAGDLYRMYTRYAERRGWIMEVLGTSVSECGGFKEIAFLIGGEDVYKNLKFESGVHRVQRIPTTEANGRIHTSAATVAVLPEAEEVDIHIAPEELEISICRASGPGGQGVNTTDSAVQILHRPTGMIVTCADERSQQKNRVKAMTVLRSRLLQKKEEEEHAKYAADRKNQVGSGDRSERIRTYNFPQNRLTDHRIQMTLYSLTQLMDGDLDELIDALIRFDMEQKVEALLNSQQ, encoded by the coding sequence ATGGTTCAGTCTATGGATAGATTGCCTGATATTTCGAGATTCAGGAAGAGATTTGAGGTTTTGGAGCTTGAAATGGCCGATGAAAAGTTTTTTTCAGATCGCCGAAGAGCTGCCGAATTGTCAAAGGAACATAGCAAATTGGCCGCCCTTCTGGATAAATTCCAATCCTATGAAGCGCTGAAAAAATCAATTTCATCCAGCATTGATATGGCGAGAGACCCATCTTTGGATCAGGAAATGCGAGATTTGGCAATCGAAGATGTGGAAGTGGGCAACGATGAATTGGCCAGATTGACCAGAGAGATTCTGATAGATATGATTCCCAGTGACAAAAGTGATTCACGTAATACGGTGATCGAGATTCGAGCCGGCACCGGTGGGGACGAAGCAAGTCTTTTTGCCGGAGATCTTTACCGAATGTATACCCGGTATGCCGAAAGGCGTGGTTGGATCATGGAGGTGTTAGGTACCAGCGTTTCAGAATGCGGAGGATTTAAGGAAATTGCATTTTTAATCGGTGGCGAAGATGTTTATAAAAATTTAAAATTTGAAAGTGGCGTGCATCGGGTCCAAAGGATACCGACCACCGAAGCCAACGGAAGAATTCACACATCGGCAGCCACAGTGGCGGTTTTGCCCGAAGCTGAAGAGGTTGATATCCATATAGCTCCGGAGGAGTTGGAGATATCTATCTGCCGTGCCAGTGGTCCTGGTGGTCAAGGAGTTAATACCACCGATTCGGCGGTGCAGATACTGCATCGTCCGACGGGAATGATTGTTACCTGTGCCGATGAGAGATCCCAGCAGAAGAATCGGGTGAAAGCAATGACTGTTTTACGCTCCAGATTACTACAAAAAAAAGAAGAGGAAGAGCATGCAAAATATGCTGCCGATCGCAAAAATCAGGTGGGTTCCGGTGATCGCTCCGAACGGATAAGAACCTATAATTTTCCGCAAAATAGACTCACAGACCACAGAATTCAAATGACATTATACAGCCTTACTCAGCTAATGGATGGAGATTTGGACGAGCTGATAGATGCATTGATCAGATTTGATATGGAACAGAAGGTGGAGGCTTTGTTGAACTCTCAGCAATAA